The following are encoded together in the Deinococcus soli (ex Cha et al. 2016) genome:
- a CDS encoding GNAT family N-acetyltransferase — protein MPTLRPYQPGDRAACLHLFDANTPRFFLPEERSDFEGWLDGQEGPAEYLVMEDEGDIIACGGLWFSPDPTRPAGFAWGMVHPARQRQGHGRTLAQARLDRLRALGIPHATLDTSQHTAPFYARLGFREVKRTPDGYGPGLHRVDMIADL, from the coding sequence ATGCCCACCCTGCGCCCCTACCAGCCCGGCGACCGGGCCGCGTGCCTGCACCTCTTCGACGCGAACACCCCCCGATTCTTCCTGCCGGAGGAACGCTCCGACTTCGAAGGGTGGCTGGACGGCCAGGAAGGCCCCGCCGAGTACCTCGTCATGGAAGACGAGGGCGACATCATCGCCTGCGGCGGCCTGTGGTTCAGCCCCGACCCCACCCGCCCCGCCGGATTCGCGTGGGGCATGGTCCACCCCGCCCGGCAGCGGCAGGGCCACGGCCGCACCCTCGCCCAGGCCCGCCTGGACCGCCTGCGCGCCCTGGGCATCCCGCACGCCACGCTGGACACCAGCCAGCACACCGCGCCGTTCTACGCCCGCCTGGGCTTCCGCGAGGTGAAGCGCACGCCCGACGGCTACGGCCCCGGCCTGCACCGCGTGGACATGATCGCCGACCTGTAA
- a CDS encoding nicotinamide mononucleotide transporter family protein, translating into MNLFGLNVPPLLLDLSGGVCVLVSLYFLWSKRAVYWHWSNLSLLPYFLLFLSGGQWMLAGLQVTYLLFGIHGLYLWHLEARRARGEIRFNEPLWYGVTWVASLLIFAYTVAVTDFGAAWNWVQFTAVTLSLVANFGTTRRWAWSWPVWIAVNAVQAVFFWHAGYWVLFALQFVLAGMSVYGWREWRRDEAREVAFA; encoded by the coding sequence GTGAATCTGTTCGGTCTGAACGTGCCGCCGCTGCTGCTGGACCTGTCGGGCGGGGTGTGCGTGCTCGTCAGCCTGTACTTCCTGTGGTCGAAGCGGGCGGTGTACTGGCACTGGTCGAACCTGTCGCTGCTGCCGTACTTCCTGCTGTTCCTCAGTGGTGGGCAGTGGATGCTGGCGGGGTTGCAGGTCACGTACCTGCTGTTCGGCATTCACGGGCTGTACCTGTGGCATCTGGAGGCCCGGCGGGCGCGGGGGGAGATCCGCTTCAACGAGCCGCTGTGGTACGGGGTGACGTGGGTGGCGAGCCTGCTGATCTTCGCGTACACGGTGGCGGTGACGGATTTCGGCGCGGCGTGGAACTGGGTGCAGTTCACGGCGGTGACGCTGTCGCTGGTGGCGAATTTCGGCACGACGCGCCGCTGGGCGTGGTCGTGGCCGGTGTGGATCGCGGTGAACGCGGTGCAGGCGGTGTTCTTCTGGCACGCGGGGTACTGGGTGCTGTTCGCGTTGCAGTTCGTCCTGGCGGGCATGAGCGTGTACGGCTGGCGCGAGTGGCGGCGGGACGAGGCGCGGGAGGTCGCGTTTGCCTGA
- a CDS encoding AAA family ATPase — protein sequence MTGRRYRHGLVVGKFAPLHRGHMHLLDEALARCERLSVWVYSRPDFPDMPSPLRRGWVRSLYPARLFPGLELLPDAPNPPLNSEPDATHRAYVRGVLDGWGVRPDAVFTSEAYGEAFAASLGAAHVCVDRARAAVPVSGSALRADVHGLRGFLEPLVYAHFVRRVVILGAESTGKSTLTRVLAEAFGTAWVREYGRDVYERESGALTEAHFLEIARGHRALEDEAITSPDVHRWVFSDTDAATTLMWSHLLTGGALPELRALADECRSRYAHAFLCDTDLPHEQDGWRANTEVRAVQQAFIRQDLEARGVPFTLLRGSVPERVAQVRTVLGDE from the coding sequence GTGACGGGTCGGCGCTACCGGCACGGGCTGGTGGTGGGGAAGTTCGCGCCGCTCCACCGGGGGCACATGCACCTGCTGGACGAGGCGCTGGCCCGCTGCGAGCGGCTGAGCGTGTGGGTGTACTCCCGCCCGGACTTTCCGGACATGCCCAGCCCGCTGCGGCGGGGCTGGGTCCGTTCGCTGTACCCGGCGCGGCTCTTCCCGGGGCTGGAGCTGCTGCCGGACGCGCCGAATCCACCGCTGAATAGCGAGCCGGACGCCACCCACCGCGCGTACGTGCGGGGCGTGCTGGACGGCTGGGGGGTGCGGCCCGACGCGGTCTTCACGTCCGAGGCGTACGGCGAGGCGTTCGCGGCCTCACTGGGCGCGGCGCACGTGTGCGTGGACCGGGCGCGGGCAGCGGTGCCGGTCAGCGGGTCGGCGCTGCGCGCGGACGTGCATGGCCTGCGGGGCTTTCTGGAGCCGCTGGTGTACGCGCACTTCGTGCGGCGGGTGGTGATTCTGGGCGCGGAGAGCACCGGCAAGAGCACCCTGACGCGCGTGCTGGCAGAGGCCTTCGGGACGGCGTGGGTGCGCGAGTACGGCCGGGACGTGTACGAGCGGGAAAGCGGCGCGCTGACAGAAGCGCACTTCCTGGAGATCGCGCGGGGGCACCGGGCGCTGGAGGACGAGGCGATCACCTCGCCCGACGTGCACCGCTGGGTGTTCAGCGACACGGACGCCGCCACAACATTGATGTGGTCGCACCTCCTGACCGGCGGGGCGCTGCCGGAGCTGCGGGCGCTGGCCGACGAGTGCCGCTCGCGGTACGCGCACGCCTTCCTGTGCGACACGGACCTCCCGCACGAGCAGGACGGCTGGCGGGCGAACACGGAGGTGCGGGCGGTGCAGCAGGCGTTCATCCGGCAGGATCTGGAGGCGCGGGGCGTGCCGTTCACCCTGCTGCGCGGGTCGGTCCCGGAGCGAGTGGCGCAGGTGCGGACGGTCCTGGGGGACGAATGA
- a CDS encoding class I SAM-dependent methyltransferase, translated as MSEERVRANERLFDAVADRYDGVGFLAQAARFVAEVAGVQPGEAVLDVMTGTGAVAAAVAGRAGRVVGVDVSAGMLAQARARVPGAEFMRGDAAALPFPDDAFDVVVCAAGVFFLPDMPGGVREWARVVRPGGRVVVSSFGTGLLGPLPGLWRARLAGTGLKPGAPPLGRLPTPEALADVLRAAGLTDVRATLHPLTYTLTDVGARWADIRAGLEGVPLASLPPQEVAALEAAHHADLAPLFERGPLTVPLPVIVASGHVATI; from the coding sequence ATGAGCGAGGAACGGGTACGGGCGAACGAGCGGCTGTTCGACGCGGTGGCGGACCGGTACGACGGGGTGGGCTTTTTGGCCCAGGCGGCCCGCTTCGTGGCCGAGGTGGCGGGCGTGCAGCCGGGCGAGGCGGTGCTGGACGTGATGACCGGCACGGGCGCGGTGGCCGCCGCCGTGGCAGGCCGGGCCGGGCGGGTGGTGGGCGTGGACGTGTCGGCGGGCATGCTGGCGCAGGCGCGCGCGCGGGTGCCGGGCGCGGAGTTCATGCGAGGGGACGCGGCGGCACTGCCCTTCCCCGACGACGCGTTCGATGTGGTGGTGTGCGCGGCGGGTGTGTTCTTCCTGCCGGACATGCCGGGCGGCGTGCGCGAGTGGGCGCGGGTGGTGCGCCCCGGCGGGCGGGTGGTCGTGTCGTCGTTCGGGACGGGCCTGCTGGGTCCACTGCCGGGGCTGTGGCGGGCTCGGCTGGCCGGGACAGGCCTGAAGCCGGGCGCGCCGCCCCTGGGTCGCCTCCCCACCCCGGAGGCGCTGGCGGACGTGCTCCGCGCGGCGGGCCTGACGGACGTGCGGGCAACCCTGCATCCGCTGACGTACACCCTCACGGACGTCGGGGCGCGCTGGGCGGACATCCGCGCGGGGCTGGAGGGGGTGCCGCTGGCCTCCCTGCCCCCGCAGGAGGTGGCGGCGCTGGAGGCCGCACACCACGCCGACCTCGCCCCGCTGTTCGAGAGGGGGCCGCTGACTGTGCCGCTCCCTGTGATCGTCGCGTCCGGGCACGTCGCCACCATTTGA